The following coding sequences are from one Nicotiana tomentosiformis chromosome 3, ASM39032v3, whole genome shotgun sequence window:
- the LOC104115600 gene encoding transcription factor bHLH118-like, with product MYSLQESDELMFQIFSNPCQQSKISQDLVMDYASLETRTHDPLNYINNNSQVNKRLPKRILGTTDNNIPDKKDETAAAAATPDDFKLRRIMHRDIERQRRREMSALYSSLRSLLPLQYVKGKRSVSDHMHEAVNYIKEMQANMKELEKRRDLLIKSSLPNSIRSNNFTVSPDCVTVSPCLQGGIEILISVDCKAQCFPLSRVLRELLKQGINVVSCVSAKVNQRSLHTIQIEVCDKNNIDHQALQQKVIDLINVDL from the exons ATGTATTCTTTACAAGAAAGTGATGAGTTGATGTTTCAGATTTTCTCTAATCCTTGCCAACAAAGCAAGATCTCCCAAGATCTGGTTATGGATTATGCTTCTCTGGAGACACGTACTCATGATCCTTTAAATTATATTAACAATAATTCCCAGGTCAATAAGAGACTACCCAAAAGAATATTAGGTACTACTGATAATAATATTCCAGATAAGAAAGATGAAACTGCTGCCGCTGCTGCTACTCCTGATGATTTCAAGCTTAGAAGAATTATGCATAGAGATATCGAACGTCAAAGAAGACGAGAAATGTCTGCCCTTTACTCTTCCCTCCGTTCTCTTCTTCCTCTGCAATATGTCAAG ggcaaGCGTTCGGTATCGGACCACATGCATGAAGCTGTGAATTATATAAAAGAAATGCAAGCAAACATGAAGGAATTGGAGAAACGGAGAGACTTGCTAATTAAGTCGTCCTTACCCAATTCAATAAGATCAAATAATTTCACAGTTTCTCCAGATTGTGTCACGGTAAGCCCCTGCCTGCAGGGTGGCATAGAGATCTTGATCAGCGTTGACTGTAAAGCGCAATGTTTTCCCCTTTCAAGAGTGCTGAGGGAGCTTCTGAAACAAGGGATTAATGTCGTCAGTTGTGTCTCTGCAAAAGTGAATCAAAGGTCACTGCACACAATTCAGATCGAG GTGTGCGATAAGAACAACATTGATCACCAGGCATTGCAACAAAAAGTGATTGATTTAATCAATGTGGACTTGTAG